In Monodelphis domestica isolate mMonDom1 chromosome 3, mMonDom1.pri, whole genome shotgun sequence, the following proteins share a genomic window:
- the KLHL22 gene encoding kelch-like protein 22, translating to MAEDQEPPQLGQVPPEPMAQHCNSNTYRSAQHSQSLLSGLLALRDSGILFDVVLVVEGKQIEAHRILLAASCDYFRGMFAGGLREMEQEEVLIHGVSYNAMCQILNFIYTSELELSLHNVQETLVAACQLQIPEIIHFCCDFLMSWVDEENILDVYKLADLFELGRLTEQLDSYILRNFVAFCRTDKYRQLPLDKVYALLSSDRLEVSCENEVYEGALLYHYSREQIEAEQVSLLEPPKLLETVRFPLMELQLLQRLYDRLGPCPLRDTVGGALRYHRHESLQPSLQSPHTALRSEFRCVVGFGGMHSTPSTVLSDQAKYLHPTLGEWRHFTAALAPRMSNQGVAVLHNFVYLIGGDNNVRGFRAEARCWRYDPRHNRWFQIQSLQQEHADLCVCVLGKYIYAVAGRDYHTDLKEVERYDPDSNTWSYVAPLKREVYAHAGATLDGKMYITCGRRGEDYLKELTRYDPDANCWEALPDGPVRRAWHGMATLLGKLYVIGGSNNDSGYRRDVHQVVYYSPSTRQWTAVCPLPAGHGEPGIAVLDNKIYVLGGRSHNRGSRMSYVHIYDVEKDCWEEGPQLENAISGLAACVLTLPRSLLTDPARRTPDWHPDRGQRDPDLGSEVMSVSDWEEFDNSSED from the exons ATGGCAGAAGACCAGGAGCCCCCTCAGCTGGGCCAGGTGCCCCCAGAGCCCATGGCTCAGCATTGCAACAGTAACACCTACCGGAGTGCCCAGCATTCCCAGTCCCTGCTCAGCGGGCTGCTGGCCCTTCGAGACAGCGGGATTCTCTTTGATGTTGTCTTGGTGGTAGAGGGGAAGCAGATAGAAGCCCACCGGATCCTCCTGGCTGCCTCCTGTGATTACTTCCG agggATGTTTGCAGGGGGCCTGCGAGAAATGGAACAGGAAGAAGTCTTGATCCATGGTGTTTCCTATAATGCCATGTGCCAGATCCTGAATTTCATTTACACTTCTGAGCTGGAACTCAGTCTGCACAACGTCCAGGAGACCTTGGTGGCTGCCTGCCAACTCCAG atccCCGAGATCATCCACTTCTGCTGCGACTTCCTCATGTCCTGGGTGGACGAGGAGAACATCCTGGACGTGTACAAGCTGGCCGACCTCTTCGAGCTGGGCCGCCTCACGGAGCAGCTGGACTCGTACATCCTGCGGAACTTCGTGGCCTTCTGCAGGACGGACAAGTACCGGCAGCTGCCCCTGGACAAGGTGTACGCCCTGCTGAGCAGCGACCGGCTGGAGGTGAGCTGCGAGAACGAGGTGTACGAGGGCGCCCTGCTCTACCACTACAGCCGCGAGCAGATCGAGGCCGAGCAGGTGTCGCTGCTCGAGCCGCCCAAGCTGCTGGAGACCGTGCGCTTCCCGCTCATGGAGCTGCAGCTGCTGCAGAGGCTCTACGACCGGCTGGGCCCGTGCCCGCTGCGCGACACGGTGGGCGGGGCGCTGCGCTACCACCGCCACGAGAGCCTGCAGCCCAGCTTGCAGAGCCCGCACACGGCCCTGCGCTCCGAGTTCCGCTGCGTCGTGGGCTTCGGGGGCATGCACTCCACGCCGTCCACGGTGCTCAGCGACCAGGCCAAGTACCTGCACCCGACGCTGGGCGAGTGGCGCCACTTCACGGCCGCGCTGGCCCCCCGCATGTCTAACCAGGGCGTGGCCGTCCTGCACAACTTCGTCTACCTCATCGGGGGGGACAACAACGTGCGCGGCTTCCGGGCCGAGGCCAGGTGCTGGAG GTATGACCCAAGGCACAACAGGTGGTTTCAGATCCAGTCCCTGCAGCAGGAACATGCcgacctctgtgtgtgtgtcctggGCAAGTACATCTACGCTGTGGCCGGACGAGACTACCATACGGACCTGAAGGAGGTGGAGCGCTATGACCCTGACAGCAACACATGGAGCTATGTGGCACCTCTGAAGAGGGAG GTGTACGCCCACGCTGGCGCCACGCTGGATGGGAAGATGTACATCACGTGTGGTCGGCGGGGGGAGGACTACCTCAAGGAGCTGACCCGCTACGACCCAGACGCCAACTGCTGGGAGGCCCTGCCCGACGGCCCCGTCCGGCGCGCCTGGCATGGCATGGCTACCCTGCTGGGCAAACTGTACGTGATTGGAGGCAGCAACAATGACTCGGGCTACCGGAGAGACGTCCACCAG GTTGTCTACTACAGCCCAAGCACCAGGCAGTGGACGGCGGTCTGCCCGCTGCCTGCCGGGCATGGCGAGCCGGGCATCGCCGTCCTGGACAACAAGATCTACGTTTTGGGTGGCCGCTCCCACAACCGAGGCAGCCGCATGAGCTACGTCCACATCTACGACGTGGAGAAAGACTGCTGGGAGGAGGGCCCTCAGCTGGAGAACGCCATCTCCGGCCTGGCGGCCTGTGTGCTCACCCTGCCCAGATCTTTGCTCACAGACCCTGCGCGCCGCACCCCCGACTGGCACCCGGACCGGGGGCAGCGCGACCCCGACTTGGGCTCAGAGGTGATGAGTGTGTCTGACTGGGAGGAGTTTGACAACTCCAGTGAAGACTGA